One Setaria viridis chromosome 3, Setaria_viridis_v4.0, whole genome shotgun sequence DNA window includes the following coding sequences:
- the LOC117850924 gene encoding trihelix transcription factor GT-3b, giving the protein MDPFHHLNTSFSNPYHPLLSPSPPHHPHFPPLPPPPPPPLPPPADPAPQLQPSASLERERLPQWSHAETAAFLAVRAELDHSFLTTKRNKALWEAVSARLQGQGFARTPDQCKSKWKNLVTRFKGTEAAAAAAAHPPPDADPASASAAAAQQARQFPFHDEMRRIFDARVERAQALERKRAKGKDVRTEDDEGGGEGEDDDDEEEELEAEVGEDEAGSRVATEARGGGGAKKRRRKQAASAARDRSADQGEVEAMLREFMRRQVEMEERWMEAAEAREAERRAREEEWRNAMVALGEERLALVRRWREREDAWRARAEEREERRHQLVAALLAKLGGDSS; this is encoded by the coding sequence ATGGATCCCTTCCACCACCTCAACACCTCCTTCTCCAACCCCTACCACCCGCTGCTCTCCCCCTCCCCGCCCCACCACCCCCacttccctcccctcccgccgcccccgcccccgccgcttcCCCCGCCCGCCGACCCGGCGCCGCAGCTGCAGCCCTCCGCAAGCCTCGAGCGGGAGCGCCTGCCGCAGTGGTCCCACGCCGAGACGGCCGCGTTCCTCGCCGTCCGCGCCGAGCTCGACCACTCCTTCCTCACCACCAAGCGCAACAAGGCGCTCTGGGAGGCCGTCTCCGCGCGCCTCCAGGGGCAGGGCTTCGCCCGCACCCCCGACCAGTGCAAGTCCAAGTGGAAGAACCTCGTCACCAGGTTCAAGGgcaccgaggccgccgccgccgccgccgcgcacccgccgccggacgccgatcccgcgtccgcctccgccgccgcggcgcagcaGGCCAGGCAGTTCCCGTTCCACGACGAGATGAGGAGGATCTTCGACGCTAGGGTCGAGCGGGCGCAAGcattggagaggaagagggcgAAGGGCAAAGACGTGCGGACGGAGGAcgacgaaggcggcggcgagggcgaggacgacgacgatgaggaggaggagctcgaggcggaggtgggcgagGACGAGGCCGGCAGCAGGGTGGCCACggaggcgaggggcggcggcggggcgaagaAGCGCAGGCGGAAGCaggccgcgtcggcggcgcgggaTAGGTCTGCAGATCAGGGCGAGGTGGAGGCCATGCTGCGGGAGTTCATGCGGCGCCAGGTGGAGATGGAAGAGCGCTGGATGGAGGCGGCCGAGGCGCGGGAGGCCGAGCGCCGCGCTCGCGAGGAGGAGTGGCGCAACGCCATGGTCGCGCTCGGCGAGGAGCGCCTCGCGCTCGTGCGCCGCTGGCGCGAGCGCGAGGACGCCTGGCGCGCGCGCGCCGAGGAGCGGGAGGAGCGCCGGCACCAGCTCGTCGCCGCACTGCTCGCCAAGCTCGGTGGCGATTCCTCGTGA
- the LOC117850925 gene encoding uncharacterized protein produces the protein MEAAALTIRSTAQRPAAAAAAPAHGHRRAAAAVARRRRAPCGSRLRALPPELSEILSPKLVPGSPSDTGDVSSLIPVSVLMLLFYFVSNWVVPELLMKRLQSKAEDQEASAAASMSFSGDDTDGQTDGDASRPKIRLKVKKKKNRKASVEV, from the exons ATGGAGGCAGCTGCGCTCACGATACGCTCCACCGCCCAGCGtcccgccgcggccgctgctgctcctgcgcaTGGCCACCGGAGAGCCGCAGCGGCcgtggcgcgccggcgccgggcgccgtgCGGCAGCAGGCTGCGGGCTTTGCCGCCGGAGCTCAGCGAGATCCTCAGCCCCAAGCTGGTGCCAGGCTCGCCGTCCGACACCGGCGACGTCTCGTCGCTCATCCCAGTCAG TGTTCTGATGCTGCTCTTCTACTTCGTGTCCAACTGGGTGGTGCCCGAGTTGCTCATGAAGCGCCTCCAGTCCAAGGCCGAGGACCAGGAGGCATCAGCAGCCGCATCCATGTCCTTCTCCGGGGACGACACCGACGGGCAAACGGACGGCGACGCCTCCCGCCCTAAAATCCGGCtcaaggtgaagaagaagaagaacaggaaaGCGTCCGTGGAGGTTTAG